In Aerosakkonema funiforme FACHB-1375, a genomic segment contains:
- a CDS encoding pentapeptide repeat-containing protein — protein sequence MDVDELLSRYAAGERDFHDTELTQADLSKVNLSGIKLINAKLGSAYLMGINLSNANLRDADLSGAYLNDANLSNVNLSDADLRIVNLNDANLIDADLSCANLHSGNLNCANLRGAKLKNANLSHVDLIGANVSNANLIGADLSGANLIGADFSNANVKNAIFKDCLGISQDMKHELQGRGAIF from the coding sequence ATGGATGTGGATGAACTTCTGAGTAGATACGCAGCAGGCGAACGTGATTTTCACGATACGGAACTTACTCAAGCGGATTTAAGTAAAGTTAATTTGAGTGGCATAAAACTGATAAACGCTAAGTTGGGAAGTGCTTATTTGATGGGTATTAATTTGAGTAATGCTAACCTACGAGATGCAGACTTAAGCGGTGCTTACTTGAATGATGCTAATCTGAGTAATGTTAATCTCAGCGATGCAGATTTACGGATTGTTAATCTTAATGATGCCAACTTGATTGACGCGGACTTAAGTTGTGCTAATCTTCATAGTGGCAATCTCAATTGTGCTAATTTGAGGGGAGCTAAATTAAAAAACGCCAACTTGAGTCATGTTGACTTGATTGGTGCTAATGTAAGTAATGCTAACTTGATTGGTGCCGATTTGAGCGGTGCGAATTTGATTGGCGCTGACTTCAGTAATGCAAATGTGAAAAATGCTATTTTTAAAGATTGTTTAGGGATTAGCCAAGATATGAAGCATGAATTGCAAGGACGAGGGGCGATTTTTTGA